In Spirosoma aureum, a single genomic region encodes these proteins:
- the dnaN gene encoding DNA polymerase III subunit beta — protein sequence MKFIVSSSVLLKNLQNINGVVATNPIVPILENFLFRIDDGTLTVTASDLQTTMTTEIPVDASENGAIAIPAKLLLDTLRSLPEQPVTVNIDTETFGTEILTDNGRYKLSGENPIDFPKLPTVNKSMSVEMSSDILLGAINNTVFATSTDDLRPAMTGVYLQLSPENATFVATDGHRLIRYRRTDLGASSSSSIIIPRKALQLLKASLPDNVPVTAEFSQANASFTFGPTQLICRLIDERFPDYENAIPTNNPNVMTIGRTDLLNSLKRIMIYANRTTHQIRLSLKANSLTISAEDLDYSNEANEKLLCDYDGEPMEIGFNAKLMSEVLSNLSAKMVSLELSAPNRAGLLIPADKEENEDILMLVMPVMLNTYA from the coding sequence ATGAAATTCATCGTTTCCTCGTCCGTACTGCTAAAAAACCTTCAAAATATTAACGGCGTCGTGGCAACTAACCCGATTGTGCCGATCCTGGAAAATTTCCTGTTTCGCATTGACGATGGTACGCTGACCGTAACCGCTTCGGACCTGCAAACGACCATGACAACGGAAATTCCGGTCGATGCCTCCGAGAACGGAGCCATTGCCATTCCGGCCAAATTGTTGCTCGATACACTTCGTAGCCTTCCCGAACAGCCCGTAACGGTAAATATTGATACAGAGACATTTGGAACTGAAATTCTGACCGACAATGGTCGCTATAAACTTTCGGGTGAAAACCCGATTGATTTCCCCAAACTACCGACTGTCAACAAGAGCATGTCTGTTGAGATGTCTTCTGACATATTACTGGGAGCGATCAATAATACGGTTTTTGCAACTAGCACCGATGATCTTCGTCCAGCGATGACTGGGGTATATCTGCAACTGAGTCCTGAAAATGCCACCTTCGTGGCTACCGATGGGCATCGGCTCATTCGCTACCGTCGGACTGACCTCGGCGCATCGTCCAGTTCATCGATCATTATCCCACGGAAGGCGTTGCAGTTGCTGAAAGCATCCTTACCCGACAACGTTCCGGTCACGGCTGAATTCAGCCAGGCGAATGCATCTTTTACGTTCGGACCAACCCAGCTGATCTGTCGGTTGATCGATGAGCGTTTTCCTGATTACGAAAACGCGATTCCGACCAACAATCCGAATGTAATGACCATCGGCCGGACTGATCTGCTTAACTCGCTGAAACGGATCATGATCTACGCCAATCGGACTACCCATCAAATTCGGCTGTCGCTCAAAGCAAATTCACTGACCATTTCGGCCGAAGATCTGGATTACTCCAACGAAGCCAATGAGAAACTCCTTTGCGACTACGATGGCGAACCGATGGAGATTGGCTTCAACGCCAAACTGATGTCGGAAGTATTGAGCAACCTCAGCGCAAAAATGGTTTCCCTTGAACTATCGGCTCCCAACCGCGCGGGTCTGCTGATTCCGGCCGATAAAGAAGAAAACGAAGACATTCTGATGCTGGTAATGCCAGTTATGCTGAATACATACGCGTAA
- a CDS encoding YceI family protein: MNYPVTRGYWLAILILCAFVSPMAKRKLMADKSLSTVTYAAKHPLHKWEGVSHDVNCAVIYNDEAKQPENVAVSIKVSSFDSDNNNRDSHAMEVLDGLKYPNVTFVSSDIKAGEDGALTAKGNLTFHGVTKPVTMQVSRKDAGGKMTLTGEFPVNMSDYSIERPSLMGMKTEDGMLLKFTVVFTL, from the coding sequence ATGAACTATCCAGTTACTCGTGGCTATTGGCTAGCCATACTGATTCTCTGCGCCTTTGTGAGTCCAATGGCTAAGCGTAAACTTATGGCCGACAAATCGCTTTCGACAGTTACCTATGCGGCCAAACATCCGCTTCATAAATGGGAAGGGGTCAGCCACGACGTCAATTGTGCCGTGATCTATAATGATGAAGCGAAACAGCCCGAAAACGTAGCTGTCTCCATTAAAGTGTCTTCATTCGATAGTGATAACAACAACCGCGACTCGCACGCCATGGAAGTGCTTGACGGGCTGAAATATCCGAATGTAACCTTTGTCAGCTCTGACATTAAAGCGGGCGAAGATGGGGCATTGACGGCTAAAGGTAATCTGACATTTCATGGCGTTACGAAGCCAGTTACTATGCAGGTTAGTCGGAAAGATGCTGGTGGAAAAATGACACTGACTGGCGAATTCCCGGTCAATATGAGCGATTATTCCATTGAACGCCCATCGCTTATGGGCATGAAAACAGAGGACGGGATGCTGCTCAAATTTACGGTCGTATTTACACTGTAA
- a CDS encoding complex I subunit 4 family protein: MVLSLLIFLPLVGSLLVALLPASQRTQFRLIALIVTLANLVLAGVAYSLFDTTIGGYQLLEKADWITLPLGNLGIASIDYLVGVDGFSLPLVILSAVVMVIGVVSSWNMTNRLRAYYSLYLLLTGTIMGCFVALDFFLFFLFFEFMLLPMYFLIGLWGGPRREYASIKFFLYTLLGSLLILLVMIGLYLSVMDPVSTAVAAGLIPDSLTVTDDTIRMIQTYLQNGQLNPGQIVHTFDMRFLADGGNYLPDAFLNPASEPIVMGIPGRMLAFWAVFIGFAIKLPIVPLHTWLPDAHVEAPTPVSVVLAGVLLKIGGYGFLRIAWNFFPDGAAEYAQTLAMLGTLSIVYGGLNALAQTDVKKLIAYSSVSHMGFVLLGVASLTAEGINGAIYQMVSHGILSAMLFLIAGVLYDRTHDRRIDSYRGLMQPMPQYTTLTAVAFFGSLGLPGFSGFVGELFTLMGSFQSEWLPGWLTAVATTGILLAAAYFLWTLQRMYFGQTWVRPFESQQGTSTVLTDLTAREKLLLIPLGLMALILGLFPNLVFNLSGATVAQWLVRFAVE, translated from the coding sequence ATGGTTCTTTCGTTACTTATTTTTCTGCCGTTGGTTGGGTCTTTACTGGTTGCATTGCTGCCCGCGAGTCAACGAACGCAATTTCGGTTAATTGCCCTGATCGTTACACTGGCTAATCTGGTGCTGGCGGGCGTTGCTTATTCGCTTTTCGACACAACGATAGGGGGCTATCAATTACTGGAAAAAGCGGACTGGATTACCTTGCCGCTTGGCAACTTAGGTATTGCATCCATCGACTATTTGGTTGGTGTCGACGGCTTTAGCCTGCCATTGGTTATTCTGTCGGCAGTGGTTATGGTTATTGGTGTGGTGTCATCCTGGAACATGACGAACCGCCTGAGAGCCTATTATTCGCTCTATCTGTTACTGACCGGCACCATCATGGGCTGTTTTGTGGCGCTTGATTTCTTCCTGTTTTTCCTGTTTTTCGAATTTATGCTCCTGCCGATGTATTTTCTCATTGGCCTGTGGGGCGGACCGCGCCGGGAGTATGCATCCATCAAGTTTTTCCTCTATACACTGCTCGGGTCATTGTTGATCTTACTGGTCATGATCGGCCTATATCTGTCGGTTATGGACCCTGTCAGTACGGCAGTTGCCGCCGGGCTGATTCCTGATTCATTGACCGTGACCGATGATACCATCCGGATGATTCAGACCTATCTCCAGAATGGACAATTGAATCCGGGCCAGATCGTCCATACGTTCGATATGCGTTTTCTGGCCGATGGAGGCAATTATCTACCAGACGCTTTTCTAAATCCGGCTTCTGAACCAATCGTGATGGGAATTCCGGGCCGAATGCTGGCATTTTGGGCGGTATTTATCGGTTTTGCGATCAAATTGCCTATCGTTCCGCTACATACGTGGTTACCGGATGCCCACGTAGAAGCTCCCACGCCCGTATCGGTTGTACTGGCGGGGGTTTTGCTTAAAATAGGCGGTTATGGTTTCCTGCGTATTGCCTGGAACTTCTTTCCCGATGGGGCGGCCGAATATGCGCAGACACTTGCCATGTTGGGCACCCTATCAATTGTCTATGGTGGATTAAATGCGCTGGCACAGACCGATGTCAAGAAGCTGATTGCTTATTCATCGGTGTCGCACATGGGATTTGTCTTGCTGGGTGTGGCCTCGTTAACGGCGGAAGGCATTAACGGCGCTATTTACCAGATGGTAAGCCACGGAATTTTATCGGCTATGCTCTTCCTGATCGCAGGCGTTCTATATGACCGCACCCACGATCGCCGGATCGATTCGTACCGGGGGCTGATGCAGCCGATGCCGCAGTACACGACCCTGACGGCTGTGGCTTTTTTCGGATCGCTGGGTTTGCCGGGATTTTCGGGGTTTGTTGGTGAGCTGTTTACGCTGATGGGCAGCTTCCAGTCTGAGTGGTTACCTGGCTGGCTTACCGCTGTTGCGACTACTGGTATTTTACTGGCCGCTGCGTATTTTCTCTGGACACTCCAGCGTATGTACTTTGGTCAGACCTGGGTGCGTCCCTTTGAGAGCCAGCAAGGTACGTCAACTGTGTTGACCGACCTGACTGCACGCGAAAAACTTCTGCTTATTCCACTGGGCCTGATGGCGTTAATTTTGGGCTTATTCCCGAATCTGGTCTTTAATCTAAGCGGTGCAACAGTAGCACAATGGCTTGTAAGATTCGCTGTAGAATAG
- a CDS encoding oxidoreductase, with protein MDTATKKVWFVTGASKGLGLVLAQKLLQQGYAVAATSRNQRELADAVGNTTASFLPLAVNLTDENSVRQAIDTTIRTFGGLDVVVNNAGYGLSGSVEELTDREARDNFEVNVFGSLNVVRQAMPFLRQQNSGHILNISSIGGFFGSFPGWGIYCATKFAVEGFSESLATEAKAFGIHVTIVEPGYFRTNFLTAGSMSVSQNQIDAYKEVRESQHLHQHVLNGNQQGDPEKAALAMIQITTEPNPPVHLFLGQDAYDMANAKISAVQEELERWKELTVSTGFDA; from the coding sequence ATGGATACAGCAACTAAAAAAGTATGGTTTGTGACCGGTGCCTCCAAAGGGCTGGGACTCGTATTGGCACAAAAATTATTGCAGCAGGGATACGCCGTAGCGGCTACATCCCGGAATCAGAGGGAGCTTGCCGACGCCGTTGGCAATACGACAGCTTCTTTCCTGCCTTTAGCGGTGAATCTTACCGATGAAAACAGCGTCCGGCAGGCTATCGACACCACAATTCGCACTTTTGGCGGGCTGGATGTGGTCGTTAACAATGCCGGATATGGTTTATCGGGTAGTGTTGAAGAACTGACGGATCGGGAAGCCCGCGACAATTTCGAGGTTAACGTATTTGGCTCCCTGAATGTGGTCCGGCAGGCAATGCCTTTTCTGAGACAACAGAACTCTGGCCATATCCTTAATATTTCGTCAATTGGTGGTTTTTTCGGCTCCTTTCCCGGATGGGGCATCTACTGCGCCACGAAGTTTGCGGTAGAAGGATTTTCGGAGTCGTTAGCAACTGAGGCCAAAGCTTTCGGGATTCATGTCACGATTGTTGAACCTGGCTATTTTAGAACGAACTTCCTGACCGCTGGATCGATGAGTGTTTCGCAAAACCAGATCGACGCGTATAAGGAAGTTCGGGAGTCGCAGCACCTTCACCAGCATGTTCTGAACGGAAATCAGCAGGGCGATCCGGAAAAGGCAGCACTGGCTATGATTCAGATTACTACCGAACCGAATCCACCCGTGCATTTATTCCTTGGCCAGGACGCGTATGATATGGCCAATGCGAAAATAAGTGCGGTTCAGGAAGAACTGGAGCGCTGGAAAGAACTTACGGTTTCTACAGGCTTTGATGCGTAA
- a CDS encoding Rieske 2Fe-2S domain-containing protein: protein MNSNPTTDQMKRGEFLRSLGMSSAALMAFYCMGTGLTACSSKSDDPSPTPGTPTTSSGLTGNAETAKGAINFTVDLTNADFSKLKTVGEFVKVGNVLIANTKGGKYVTIQRDCTHEHQDLVSYQLASDNFYCNAHGSTYATDGSVTVAIISGQAAMKLYKTTLSADGNKLTVTA, encoded by the coding sequence ATGAATAGCAATCCAACGACCGACCAAATGAAGCGTGGTGAATTTTTGCGGAGCCTTGGTATGAGCAGCGCAGCTCTAATGGCTTTTTATTGTATGGGTACGGGACTAACAGCCTGTTCCAGCAAGAGCGATGATCCATCACCGACTCCGGGTACGCCCACGACAAGTTCTGGTTTAACCGGTAACGCCGAAACAGCAAAAGGCGCCATTAACTTTACGGTTGATCTGACAAACGCTGATTTTTCTAAACTTAAAACAGTAGGTGAGTTTGTGAAAGTGGGTAATGTGTTGATTGCCAATACTAAAGGGGGTAAGTACGTAACTATACAAAGAGACTGTACGCATGAGCACCAGGATCTGGTTTCATACCAACTGGCATCCGATAATTTTTATTGTAATGCTCATGGCTCAACGTATGCTACAGACGGAAGTGTAACCGTAGCTATAATTTCCGGCCAGGCTGCTATGAAATTGTATAAAACGACACTCAGTGCTGACGGTAACAAATTGACCGTTACGGCTTAA
- a CDS encoding DUF2480 family protein, translated as METEIINRVATSGLVSLDLESFYHPGERVVYDLKDNLYMGLILKEKDFRAFLKEHDWSQYDGKNVAITCTEDAIVPTWAYMLLTIQLQPFANTIVFGNLTDLEEKLYFDAIAQINPDDYRDARVVVKGCSKVPVPTAAFVELTRVLRPVVQSLLFGEPCSTVPLYKRPKA; from the coding sequence ATGGAAACTGAGATTATTAACCGTGTTGCTACAAGTGGCCTTGTGTCGCTTGATCTGGAATCGTTTTATCACCCTGGCGAACGGGTTGTCTATGATTTGAAAGATAACCTGTATATGGGGTTGATTCTTAAGGAGAAAGACTTTCGGGCTTTTCTGAAAGAGCACGACTGGAGCCAGTACGACGGCAAGAATGTAGCCATTACCTGTACCGAAGATGCGATCGTGCCAACCTGGGCTTATATGCTGCTGACGATCCAACTGCAACCCTTCGCTAATACGATTGTCTTCGGAAATCTCACCGATCTGGAAGAAAAGCTCTATTTCGATGCTATTGCGCAGATTAATCCTGACGATTACCGGGATGCTCGTGTCGTTGTAAAAGGATGTTCTAAAGTTCCGGTTCCAACGGCTGCATTTGTCGAATTAACTCGTGTATTACGCCCGGTCGTGCAAAGCCTACTTTTTGGCGAACCATGCAGTACCGTACCCCTTTATAAGCGCCCAAAAGCATAA
- the gldG gene encoding gliding motility-associated ABC transporter substrate-binding protein GldG produces MKSASLRTLLSIAALVAINTLSAFVFFRLDLTQEKRYTLSDATQTLLANLPDDVHVDVYLTGDLPPAFKRLENAVRETLDEFQAEAAKKITYRFIDPDDLTSVEEKNKLIDKLQQRGLLPTNLVANEGGKRTEKLVFPGVVVSYKGKEAGVLLLKGNKTASKEEQLNQSYEGVEFQLATAIRKLTQTEGNRRSVGLLYGHTQVPPSRFADLLASVQENYDLFFIDMTKPGPIANLDAVLVPKPDRPFSEDEIFKLDQFVVKGGRALFFVDGQRVDSVNNEGTYAQPINLGLDDLFFRWGVRINRDVVKDFYCAPIPLNVGNIGDKPNVQLVPWRFYPLLNNFGTSGNPIVRNLDAVLGRFISTLDTVQSAGIQKTPLLLTSQYTKILKAPALISYNEARQQPDPKTYNDGVQIIGCLLEGKFQSLFTNRILPGDARSNGFQAVGVPSRVLVCSDGDMIVNDVDFKRNAPYPLGFDRFTRNTFANKDFALNAIDYLVDPNGVIAARAHTVMLRPLDKIRVNANRTGWQVLNLLGPLALVGLVGAVWQVARKRKYGR; encoded by the coding sequence ATGAAATCCGCTTCTTTGCGCACACTTCTTAGTATTGCGGCCCTCGTTGCCATTAATACCTTATCGGCATTTGTCTTTTTCCGGCTTGATCTGACGCAGGAAAAACGATACACCTTATCTGATGCGACCCAAACCCTGCTGGCCAATCTGCCCGACGACGTTCATGTAGACGTTTACCTGACCGGCGATCTTCCCCCAGCCTTCAAACGGCTCGAAAATGCGGTTCGCGAAACGCTCGACGAATTTCAGGCTGAAGCCGCAAAAAAGATCACTTATCGATTCATCGACCCAGACGATCTTACCAGCGTCGAAGAAAAGAATAAACTGATTGACAAGCTCCAGCAACGGGGCTTGTTACCAACCAATCTGGTGGCTAATGAAGGGGGCAAGCGTACCGAAAAACTGGTATTTCCGGGCGTCGTTGTCTCCTATAAAGGAAAAGAGGCCGGAGTACTGTTGCTGAAAGGAAACAAAACGGCCTCTAAAGAAGAGCAGTTGAATCAGTCGTATGAAGGTGTTGAGTTTCAGCTGGCTACCGCGATTCGAAAACTAACCCAGACCGAAGGCAACCGGCGAAGCGTTGGGTTACTTTACGGACATACGCAGGTTCCGCCCTCACGTTTCGCTGATTTGCTGGCTTCTGTGCAGGAAAACTACGACCTGTTTTTCATTGATATGACTAAACCAGGACCCATTGCCAACCTGGATGCGGTGCTGGTTCCGAAACCCGATCGCCCTTTTTCGGAAGACGAAATCTTTAAACTCGATCAGTTTGTCGTGAAAGGTGGGCGGGCTTTGTTTTTCGTGGATGGACAACGCGTAGACAGCGTAAACAACGAAGGCACTTATGCTCAGCCGATTAACCTTGGCCTCGATGATCTGTTTTTCCGGTGGGGGGTTCGCATTAACCGCGATGTGGTGAAAGATTTTTACTGTGCTCCCATTCCGCTCAACGTAGGCAATATTGGCGACAAGCCTAATGTTCAGCTGGTTCCCTGGCGGTTCTATCCGCTGCTCAACAATTTTGGCACGAGCGGAAACCCGATCGTACGCAATCTCGATGCTGTGCTCGGTCGATTTATCAGCACACTCGACACCGTGCAATCGGCAGGCATCCAAAAAACTCCACTTCTGCTTACATCCCAGTACACTAAAATTCTGAAAGCACCTGCCCTAATCTCATACAACGAAGCTCGGCAACAGCCCGATCCAAAGACCTATAACGACGGTGTTCAGATCATTGGCTGTCTGCTCGAAGGAAAATTCCAATCGTTGTTTACAAACCGGATTCTACCGGGCGATGCGCGTTCCAATGGTTTCCAGGCGGTCGGTGTACCCTCTCGGGTGCTGGTCTGCTCCGATGGCGACATGATTGTCAACGATGTTGATTTTAAGCGAAATGCGCCTTATCCGCTGGGTTTCGACAGGTTCACCCGCAACACGTTTGCCAATAAAGATTTTGCCCTTAACGCGATTGATTACCTGGTTGATCCGAATGGTGTTATTGCCGCCCGTGCACACACCGTCATGCTCCGTCCGTTAGACAAAATTCGCGTTAATGCCAACCGCACTGGCTGGCAGGTCCTTAATTTACTCGGTCCATTGGCATTAGTTGGATTGGTTGGCGCAGTCTGGCAAGTAGCGCGGAAGAGAAAGTATGGACGTTGA
- a CDS encoding porin family protein — translation MQELTDDQLDGLFRKSTEESDTPYDPAAWEAMKDKLDDRDRAALWKKWLPWGVPLLLLLLIGGVWFVYQKEPSVGTKSVAERVAKRNTAPTLNPKQTTRAEAARSADDESVTTKPEGAETFSTVAGSTPTVAAEKAASERTSPAVRADKPASALSINTGADATKGPVASYRDKTDTENSNPVAAVVATRSARLVARNNRRSGVLRKQGKDVSTRSGNKPVALAKRDFFPASTSAYVVNSTGSLRKQRAKNGGEVVPVDGSNSTLNTPVATVAETTENAPVTLPSLTELSIRPWQLIKLPGLASREITQPEKSEPLAMPKVTPVSSRGLSVRVAVAPDLSSIGLQNFSRPGTNVGVMLEYRLSPRWSVQTGVIRSTKVYKATSSQYDADAEYWKKFPAKPGGISGQCNILDIPVNVRYDIALRPRLDNRLQPSRWFVSGGVTSYIMLKEDYTYENYPPHTYNVPSQWSTSSGGYGFSQLNLSAGYERAVSRRLSWQVEPFMKVPLKGVGFFKIDLLSTGAFLSLRYKL, via the coding sequence ATGCAAGAGCTAACCGATGACCAATTGGACGGACTCTTCAGAAAATCGACTGAAGAGTCCGATACCCCATATGATCCGGCGGCTTGGGAGGCCATGAAGGATAAACTGGATGACCGTGACCGGGCTGCTTTATGGAAGAAATGGTTACCCTGGGGGGTGCCTCTTCTGCTGTTATTGTTGATAGGCGGAGTGTGGTTTGTTTACCAGAAAGAGCCTTCTGTTGGTACAAAATCTGTCGCGGAACGGGTGGCGAAACGCAATACTGCTCCAACGCTTAATCCGAAACAAACCACGCGGGCTGAAGCCGCCCGATCAGCCGATGACGAGTCTGTGACAACAAAGCCGGAAGGAGCAGAAACGTTTTCTACAGTCGCCGGTTCAACACCGACAGTGGCAGCAGAAAAGGCAGCTTCTGAACGGACCAGCCCCGCTGTACGGGCCGACAAGCCAGCATCAGCGTTAAGTATAAATACTGGCGCTGATGCAACAAAAGGCCCGGTGGCGTCGTATAGAGACAAAACGGATACTGAGAATTCAAATCCAGTAGCAGCAGTTGTAGCGACACGTTCAGCCCGTTTGGTCGCCCGGAATAATCGTCGCTCCGGGGTACTTCGGAAGCAAGGGAAAGACGTGTCAACGCGATCGGGCAACAAACCGGTCGCTTTAGCTAAACGCGATTTTTTTCCTGCGTCAACGTCTGCCTATGTCGTAAATTCTACCGGTTCTTTACGTAAGCAAAGGGCAAAGAACGGTGGCGAAGTAGTACCAGTTGATGGTTCGAATAGTACGTTAAACACGCCAGTTGCAACGGTAGCTGAAACCACTGAGAATGCGCCAGTTACATTGCCATCATTAACCGAATTGTCAATTCGGCCGTGGCAATTGATAAAGCTGCCAGGACTGGCAAGCCGGGAAATTACTCAACCAGAAAAATCGGAGCCGTTAGCTATGCCTAAAGTAACGCCGGTATCATCGCGAGGGCTAAGTGTTCGGGTGGCGGTTGCTCCTGACCTGAGTTCGATTGGTTTACAGAACTTTTCCCGGCCGGGTACTAATGTTGGTGTCATGTTGGAGTATCGGCTGTCACCGCGCTGGAGCGTTCAGACGGGCGTGATCCGGAGTACCAAAGTTTACAAGGCGACCTCGTCACAGTATGATGCCGATGCCGAATACTGGAAAAAATTTCCGGCGAAACCAGGCGGTATCAGTGGCCAATGTAACATCCTTGATATTCCAGTTAATGTCCGGTATGACATCGCCCTGCGCCCTCGGTTGGATAATCGATTGCAGCCAAGTCGTTGGTTTGTAAGCGGTGGAGTAACATCATACATCATGCTAAAAGAGGATTATACGTATGAAAATTATCCTCCCCATACCTATAATGTTCCGTCGCAGTGGAGTACCAGTTCTGGCGGCTACGGGTTTAGCCAGCTAAATCTGTCGGCGGGTTATGAACGGGCCGTGAGTCGACGGCTTTCATGGCAGGTAGAGCCATTTATGAAAGTTCCTCTGAAGGGAGTTGGTTTTTTTAAGATTGATCTGTTAAGTACCGGAGCGTTCCTATCCCTGCGGTATAAGCTTTAA
- a CDS encoding TCR/Tet family MFS transporter — translation MAPKRTAPALIFIFITLLIDVTGLGIIIPVFPKLIEQLIHGNISQAAHWGGLLTSSYALMQFAFSPILGGLSDRFGRRPVLLFSLFGFGLDYILQGFAPSIGWLFLGRILAGITGASFTTATAYIADVSPPKKRAQNFGLVGAAFGVGFILGPAIGGFLGQYGPRVPFFVSAGLTMVNFLYGYFILPESLPVEHRRPFDWRRANPVSSLARLGKYPVILGLVASLVLVYIAGFAVQGTWTFYTMEKFKWNEKTVGLSLAAIGVSFAVVQGGLSRIIIPKLGQQRSVYVGMLFSAIGFALFAFANQSWMMFAFMTVYAMGGIAGPSIQGIISNQVPANEQGELQGALTSLTSTTSIVGPFIMTNLFSFFTATTAPVYFPGAPFVLSSVLILISAVLARRGLNREQVTTS, via the coding sequence ATGGCCCCCAAACGTACGGCTCCGGCCCTTATTTTCATTTTCATTACGCTCCTGATTGATGTTACGGGACTAGGTATCATTATTCCAGTCTTCCCGAAACTGATTGAGCAACTGATTCATGGTAATATTAGCCAGGCAGCGCACTGGGGCGGTTTATTGACATCTTCCTATGCGCTCATGCAGTTTGCCTTCTCACCGATTCTGGGTGGTTTGAGCGATCGGTTCGGACGCAGACCCGTACTTTTATTCTCCCTTTTTGGTTTTGGCCTCGACTATATCCTTCAAGGCTTTGCACCCAGTATTGGCTGGCTATTTCTGGGCCGAATACTGGCGGGTATTACGGGAGCCAGCTTCACGACCGCAACCGCCTATATTGCCGACGTTAGCCCTCCCAAGAAACGGGCGCAGAACTTCGGATTGGTCGGAGCAGCGTTTGGTGTTGGCTTTATTCTAGGTCCTGCCATTGGTGGATTTCTTGGACAGTATGGACCGCGAGTGCCGTTTTTTGTTTCGGCGGGACTAACAATGGTCAACTTTCTATACGGTTATTTTATCCTCCCGGAATCACTCCCCGTCGAGCATCGTCGACCTTTCGACTGGCGACGTGCGAATCCGGTCAGTTCACTGGCGCGATTAGGAAAATATCCTGTCATTCTTGGTTTAGTTGCCTCGCTGGTTCTGGTTTATATTGCTGGATTTGCCGTACAGGGAACCTGGACGTTCTACACGATGGAAAAATTCAAGTGGAATGAAAAAACCGTGGGTTTATCACTGGCCGCCATTGGTGTATCGTTTGCTGTCGTGCAGGGTGGCCTAAGCCGGATCATTATTCCTAAATTAGGTCAGCAACGGTCGGTTTATGTCGGTATGCTGTTCAGCGCCATTGGCTTCGCTCTGTTTGCTTTTGCGAATCAGAGCTGGATGATGTTTGCTTTTATGACTGTGTATGCAATGGGCGGTATTGCCGGGCCATCGATACAGGGTATCATTTCGAATCAGGTTCCAGCTAATGAACAGGGTGAATTACAGGGCGCCCTGACCAGCCTGACCAGCACGACATCTATTGTTGGTCCATTCATTATGACAAACCTGTTTTCCTTCTTCACCGCAACCACTGCTCCCGTTTATTTCCCTGGTGCACCGTTCGTATTGAGCTCTGTTCTCATTCTTATCAGTGCCGTCTTGGCCAGACGTGGACTAAATCGTGAGCAGGTAACGACTAGTTAG
- a CDS encoding RNA polymerase sigma factor, with protein MSNASNIPALPELLAGCLRNHRRSQELLYRQFYGYAMSVCLRYAPTREGALEVLNDGFLKVFTRLDQYEPTQPFKGWLRRILINTAVDHYRQEVRHFYHEDVDQADQIAVTDSSDAYSQLAHEELMSLIQRLSPAYRLVFNLYVIDGFTHDEIAAQLGISVGASKSNLARARENLRQLLKHFNYDEYARANR; from the coding sequence TTGTCCAACGCGTCGAACATACCTGCACTGCCTGAACTGCTGGCTGGTTGCCTCCGCAACCACCGGCGCAGTCAGGAATTGCTTTACCGGCAATTCTATGGCTATGCTATGAGTGTTTGCCTAAGGTATGCACCCACTCGTGAGGGAGCGTTGGAGGTATTGAACGATGGTTTTTTGAAAGTATTTACTCGATTGGATCAGTATGAACCGACTCAGCCATTTAAGGGCTGGTTACGACGCATATTGATCAATACTGCGGTAGATCACTACCGGCAGGAAGTGCGACATTTTTACCATGAAGACGTTGATCAGGCCGATCAAATTGCCGTGACGGACTCGTCGGATGCATATAGTCAGCTGGCTCATGAAGAATTGATGAGCCTGATTCAGCGGTTGTCGCCCGCTTACCGATTAGTATTTAATTTATACGTGATCGACGGATTTACGCATGACGAAATTGCGGCTCAGCTTGGTATCTCAGTCGGCGCTTCGAAGTCAAATCTGGCACGAGCACGGGAGAATCTACGCCAATTATTGAAGCACTTTAATTACGATGAGTATGCAAGAGCTAACCGATGA